A single Drechmeria coniospora strain ARSEF 6962 chromosome 03, whole genome shotgun sequence DNA region contains:
- a CDS encoding glycosyltransferase family 31 protein produces the protein MDLRRSSSTRMKNLHLFGPKRAIGSRHSFARVFAAALCVLLVLAVAMRSDSVLAPRHLFAGKGIKSTRAKHRPVDDAGDDDDGPLRLASGRRLMNCSVDLPHLRELQRRHGLADKIQYMRRYVSFRRRAGLARARMTSLSQKLLTAPLGLVDLNQRPPAEEECPEPLEVDVPVSGLPSTVNASDFIFGVSTSYQRFMDPEKSPVDDWIFWLTDNRGRSNGAKLLLMLLDATDDELQEVANLLGDVGIDVDLYHSDASLEMAVRYFSLVPTLVTHIDAPSKKWFVTCDDDTFFPSMHGLVERIGALDDTKEMYVGTLSEDVGAIERHGSQAFGGAGVFLSKPMAERIAAMYDACTTEEKVLESNSGWGPQGDILLRKCIYENTETRLTTVWDLWQLDFMGHPAGFYEWGIKPLSLHHFRGWHKAKPGEMAKIAHTCGEDCTMMRFRTADNFVLSGYSVAHYPEGLTADFDQLEATLWPAPENKGWNLDFAFGPQRKSLERTGRKISWELQESAVHSDGSVVQTFTRKKDDSRWVDKGGRPMSDSDGVFELVWIPSSS, from the coding sequence aTGGACCTCcgtcgctcgtcctcgacgaggatgaaaaACCTCCACCTCTTCGGCCCCAAGCGAGCCATCGGCAGTAGGCACTCGTTCGCCAGagtcttcgccgccgccctgtgcgtcctcctcgtcctcgccgtggcCATGCGATCCGATTCCGTGCTGGCGCCCCGTCACCTCTTTGCCGGCAAGGGCATCAAGTCGACCCGTGCCAAGCAtcggcccgtcgacgacgccggcgacgacgacgacggcccgctCCGCCTCGCGTCCGGCCGCCGGTTGATGAACTGCTCCGTCGACCTGCCCCATCTTCGGGAGCTCCAGCGACGgcacggcctcgccgacaagaTCCAGTACATGCGCCGCTACGTGAGCTTCAGACGCAGGGCCGGCCTCGCGCGCGCGCGCATGACGAGCCTCTCGCAGAAGCTCCTGACGgcccccctcggcctcgtcgacctcaaCCAGCGCCccccggccgaggaggagtgCCCCGAgccgctcgaggtcgacgtgcCCGTGTCGGGCCTGCCGTCGACCGTCAACGCCTCCGACTTCATCTTCGGCGTCTCCACCTCCTACCAGCGCTTCATGGATCCCGAAAAgtcgcccgtcgacgactggATCTTCTGGCTCACCGACAACCGCGGCCGCTCTAACGGCGCCAAGCTGCTGCTCatgctcctcgacgccaccgacgacgagctgcaggAGGTGGCCAacctgctcggcgacgtcggcatcgacgtcgacctctACCACTCCGACGCCTCCCTCGAGATGGCCGTCCGCTACTTCAGCCTCGTGCCGACCCTCGTCACCCACATCGACGCGCCCTCGAAGAAGTGGTTCGTCacctgcgacgacgacaccttCTTCCCCAGCAtgcacggcctcgtcgagaggatcggcgccctcgacgacaccAAGGAAATGTACGTCGGCACCCTCtccgaggacgtcggcgccatAGAGCGCCACGGGTCCCAGGCctttggcggcgccggcgtcttccTCTCCAAGCCCATGGCCGAGAGGATTGCCGCCATGTACGACGCCTGCACGACCGAGGAAAAGGTGCTCGAGTCCAACTCGGGCTGGGGACCCCAGGGCGACATCCTGCTCCGCAAGTGCATATACGAAAACACCGAGACGCGGCTGACGACCGTCTGGGACCTCTGGCAGCTCGACTTCATGGGCCATCCCGCCGGCTTCTACGAGTGGGGCATCAAGCCGCTCTCGCTGCACCACTTTCGCGGCTGGCACAAGGCCAAGCCGGGCGAGATGGCCAAGATCGCCCACACCTGCGGTGAGGACTGCACCATGATGCGCTTCCGGACGGCCGACAACTTTGTCCTGTCCGGCTACTCCGTCGCCCACTACCCCGAGGGCCTGACCGCCGACTTTGACCAGCTCGAGGCCACCCTCTGGCCGGCGCCCGAGAACAAGGGCTGGAACCTCGACTTTGCCTTTGGTCCTCAGCGCAAGTCGCTCGAGAGGACGGGCCGCAAGATCAGCTGGGAGCTGCAGGAGTCGGCCGTGCATTccgacggctccgtcgtccagACCTTTACCCGGAAAAAGGACGATTCCCGTTGGGTGGACAAGGGCGGCCGGCCGATGAGTGACTCCGACGGAGTCTTTGAGCTCGTCTGgatcccctcctcctcgtag
- a CDS encoding pH-response regulator protein palA/RIM20 → MSSTTGSVLSLPFRKSTPLSLASTIREYVSSKYDQHPDMFKQDLEAVDTLRCDAVNVREPHVSGISKLQAYAAQLVWMGGKFPIDFTWYPALGYNTERPMVRNNLKYELMNVLYNLAALYSQVAVNNPRLTPDNLKVAAHNFNLAAGVLTHVQKEVLPDLRMPDPPEDMDESTLEALIHLFLAQSQEATWQSGVLRDLKDLSIAKLAARVSDLYNAAAEAAVKSEAISSAWIHHMTAKHHHFAGAAQFRAARDCLEKRRYGEEVARLKDAVACLSEGVRETKGGYLSRLVVNDLSSLKKMAEDELKRSEKDNDMIFLDPVPPKSELKVLDRFNMAEPKVPPAVARPLEHLGDKAKFGPALFSRLVPFSVHVALSIYEERRDRMVNQNIILELEQLTEKVHLLLSSVGLPGSLQAMEKPLGLPPSLVQHAEELRQADAIGRVQRSLADIDKLRQADLAVFEEGKSALAAERDEDDRLRARHGTERWTRPDGRNDAQGAKLWGHAGEIEGYFDSSLSSDGIVKEKFAATQHLLHVLCGPDRALLAFVPASAQRETSEELKSSIGKLRSAYNDVLRLESRRRKKVEWLRQNAVRDDIKPDILKEAARLERAYPSTAIVPAHFEDFFEKRLDVLYEPELQFVDREAQEQEKVIGLVERANREFEAQKRKVGDRGLQEREQALQKLDSAYFKYKEIVNNLEVGRKFYNDLNKIVGQGFRDVAKGWLSQRRMEARALEEQVAPSAARPLVHASRRIHANRRRELSMPPLSNLDLSHNHGGQSPLMATYAPNQQANLVSDPTQQQPQQQQQFARGPLPQPGTASAAISPAEESIQSWATAGHQVQQTQAAVSQPANPTGGMWSPAMGIKFGGEGPRQGTAGGSGTWNPDGGIKFGQPHQVLTEAWRPWLTIKTGVLTFKTGFVLSNPPATLTSKVEAAMLASKCPHVYSIAHGVHGPGNVGSVVYRVPSRGHLCREKSEGVGNVERPKRRTGSIRKQPSMAHRAHQ, encoded by the exons ATGTCGTCAAC CACCGGCAGCGTGCTCTCGCTGCCCTTTCGCAAGTCGACGCCGCTctcgttggcgtcgacgattcGCGAGTACGTCAGCTCAAAGTACGACCAGCACCCCGACATGTTCAAGCaggacctcgaggccgtcgacacgcTGCGCtgcgacgccgtcaacgtCAGGGAACCCCACGTGAGCGGCATATCGAAGCTCCAGGCCTACGCGGCCCAGCTGGTGTGGATGGGAGGCAAGTTTCCCATCGAC TTCACCTGGTATCCCGCCCTCGGCTACAACACGGAGCGGCCCATGGTGCGCAACAACCTCAAGTACGAGCTCATGAACGTCCTCTacaacctcgccgccctctaCTCCCAGGTGGCCGTCAACAACCCTCGATTGACCCCCGACAACCTCAAGGTGGCGGCCCACAACTtcaacctcgccgccggcgtcctcaCCCACGTGCAAAAGGAGGTGCTGCCCGACCTGCGGATGCCCGACCCGCCCGAGGACATGGACGAGAGCACGCTCGAGGCCTTGATACACCTGTTCCTCGCGCAGAGCCAGGAAGCCACGTGGCAGAGCGGCGTGCTGCGCGACCTCAAGGATCTCAGCATCGCCAAGCTCGCCGCCCGCGTCTCGGACCTCtacaacgccgccgccgaggccgccgtcaagAGCGAGGCCATCAGCAGCGCCTGGATACACCACATGACGGCCAAGCACCACCacttcgccggcgccgcgcaGTTTCGCGCCGCCCGGGACTGCCTCGAGAAGCGCCGGTACGGTGAGGAGGTGGCGCGGCTCAAGGACGCCGTCGCGTGCCTGTCCGAGGGCGTCAGGGAGACCAAGGGTGGCTACCTCAGCAGGCTGGTCGTCAACGACCTGAGCTCGCTCAAGaagatggccgaggacgagctgaaGCGGTCGGAAAAGGACAACGACATGATCTTCCTCG ATCCCGTGCCGCCCAAGTCGGAGCTCAAGGTCCTCGACCGCTTCAACATGGCCGAGCCCAAGGTCCCCCCGGCCGTCGCGAGGCCCCTCGAGCATCTGGGCGACAAGGCCAAGTTCGGGCCCGCGCTGTTCTCCCGACTCGTCCCCTTTTCCGTCCACGTCGCCCTCTCCATCTACGAGGAACGGAGGGATCGCATGGTGAACCAGAACAtcatcctcgagctcgagcagctcacCGAAAAGGTCCACCTGCTgctctcgtccgtcggccTGCCCGGATCGCTGCAGGCGATGGAGAAGCCGCTCGGGCTCCCTCCCAGCCTCGTCCAGcacgccgaggagctgcgccaggccgacgccatcggccgcGTGCAGAGGAGCCTCGCCGACATTGACAAGCTTCGCCAGGCCGACTTGGCCGTCTTCGAGGAGGGAaagtcggccttggccgccgagcgggacgaggacgaccgGCTGCGGGCGAGGCACGGGACCGAACGATGGACGCGGCCCGACGGCCGAAACGACGCCCAGGGCGCCAAGCTCTGGGGGCACGCCGGCGAGATCGAGGGCTACTTTGACAGCAGCCTCagcagcgacggcatcgtcaaggAAAAGTTTGCCGCAACCCAGCATCTCCTGCACGTCCTCTGCGGTCCGGACCGGGCGCTGCTGGCCTTTGTCCCGGCCAGCGCGCAACGGGAGACGAGCGAGGAGCTCAAGTCGTCCATTGGCAAGCTGCGCAGCGCATACAACGACGTCCTGCGGCTCGAGAGCCGGAGACGGAAAAAGGTGGAGTGGCTCCGGCAGAATGCCGTCCGCGACGACATCAAACCCGACATCCTCAAGGAGGCGGCCCGGCTCGAGAGGGCCtacccgtcgacggccatcgtGCCCGCCCACTTTGAGGACTTTTTCGAGAAGCGGCTCGATGTGCTGTACGAGCCGGAGCTGCAGTTCGTCGACAGGGAGGCGCAGGAGCAGGAAAAGGTGATTGGGCTCGTCGAACGGGCCAACCGCGAGTTTGAGGCCCAGAAGCGCAAGGTCGGCGACAGGGGCCTGCAGGAGCGAGAGCAGGCGCTTCAGAAGCTCGACAGCGCCTACTTCAAGTACAAGGAGATTGTGAACAATCTCGAGGTCGGGAGGAAGTTTTACAACGACCTGAACAAGATTGTCGGCCAGGGATTCCGGGACGTGGCCAAGGGATGGCTGTCGCAGCGGAGGATGGAGGCGCGCGCACTCGAAGAGCAAGTTgcaccgtcggccgctcGGCCACTCGTCCACGCATCTCGTCGCATACATGCTAACCGGCGTAGGGAACTGAGCATGCCGCCGCTGTCCAATCTCGATCTGTCGCACAACCACGGCGGCCAGAGCCCCTTGATGGCAACGTACGCGCCCAATCAGCAGGCGAACTTGGTGAGCGACccgacgcagcagcagccgcagcagcagcagcagtttGCGAGAGGCCCGCTGCCACAGCCCGGTACGGCGTCAGCGGCGATAAGCCCGGCGGAAGAGTCGATTCAGtcctgggcgacggcgggtcATCAGGTGCAGCAGACGCAAGCCGCGGTGTCGCAGCCGGCAAATCCGACGGGAGGCATGTGGAGTCCAGCCATGGGAATCAAGTTTGGCGGCGAGGGTCCCCGTCAGGGCACCGCCGGCGGATCTGGGACGTGGAATCCAGATGGAGGCATCAAGTTTGG CCAGCCGCATCAAGTGTTGACCGAGGCGTGGCGGCCGTGGTTGACCATCAAGACAGGTGTATTGACCTTCAAGACAGGTTTTGTGCTGTCCAACCCACCGGCCACGTTGACGTCCAAGGTGGAGGCGGCGATGTTGGCATCAAAGTGCCCCCACGTTTATTCCATCGCTCATGGCGTCCATGGGCCGGGCAACGTCGGATCGGTCGTCTACCGCGTTCCGTCAAGAGGACATCTGTGCCGGGAAAAgagcgagggcgtcggcaacGTTGAGCGTCCGAAGCGACGTACCGGCAGTATCAGAAAGCAACCGTCGATGGCGCACAGAGCTCACCAATGA
- a CDS encoding hypothetical protein (related to nodulin) — protein MLYIVSAPDEYLAITGMSIRTVKITKAAWVWPFQRVSRFSVQPHDYAMDLQAMTKEKLQFSLPVVFTVGPDVNQRGANAGLAAAASDVADAGLARPGSSAGGLREDRGDALLKYAMLLAQSDSPSAGSKGEQRAHVAGIVKGIIEGETRVLVSSMTMEEIFSEREVFKKRIFRNIQSELDQFGLKIYNANVKELKDAPNSVYFESLSRKAHEGATNQARIDVADAQLKGNVGEAQRKGEQDREIAKINAETAVQKTERDIERSQAEARLNTRQTALTRDVDIARIEAQRALESKDEDLKKEVETKRAAAEMERLRARDVVKATIAKESREQAALGAAYEVTADAQAHQEAKQRQADADAYAARVDADAAAYKARIDADAAAYATQQAAEAEIVRKVKESEGVSAMADAYAKLSSALGGPAGLLQYMMIEKGTYVELAKANAAAVRGMEPKISVWNTGSGGGGGGGNGDPTEAMRNIYQMLPPLMTTINEQTGITLPEWQFGRMNAQMQAVNQDAGAADRTK, from the coding sequence atgcTGTACATCGTTTCGGCCCCCGACGAGTACCTCGCCATCACCGGCATGAGCATCCGCACCGTCAAGATCACAAAGGCCGCCTGGGTCTGGCCCTTCCAGCGCGTCAGCCGCTTCTCGGTCCAGCCGCACGACTACGCCATGGACCTCCAGGCCATGACCAAGGAGAAGCTGCAGTTCTCGCTGCCCGTCGTCTTCACCGTCGGCCCGGACGTCAACCAGCGCGGCGCCAACGcggggctcgccgccgccgcttccgacgtcgccgacgccggcctcgcccgccccGGCAGCTCCGCTGGCGGCCTCCGCGAGGaccgcggcgacgccctccTCAAGTACGCCATGCTGCTCGCCCAGTCCgactcgccctcggccggcagcaAGGGTGAGCAGCGCGCCCACGTGGCGGGCATCGTCAAGGGCATCATCGAGGGCGAGACGCGCGTCCTCGTCTCGAGCATGACCATGGAGGAGATCTTCAGCGAGCGCGAGGTCTTCAAGAAGCGCATCTTCCGCAACATCCAGTCCGAGCTCGACCAGTTCGGCCTCAAGATCTACAACGCCAACGtcaaggagctcaaggacgCGCCCAACTCGGTCTACTTCGAGTCCCTCTCGCGCAAGGCCCACGAGGGCGCCACCAACCAGGCGcgcatcgacgtcgccgacgcccagcTCAAGggcaacgtcggcgaggcccagCGCAAGGGCGAGCAGGACCGCGAGATCGCCAAGATCAacgccgagacggccgtgCAGAAGACGGAGCGCGACATTGAGCGCTCCCAGGCCGAGGCGCGCCTCAACACGAGGCAGACGGCCCTGACGCGCGACGTCGACATTGCCCGCATCGAGGCCCAGCGCGCCCTCGAgtccaaggacgaggacctcAAGAAGGAGGTCGAGACGaagcgcgccgccgccgagatggAACGCCTGCGCGCCCGCGATGTCGTCAAGGCCACCATCGCCAAGGAGAGCCGGGAGcaggccgccctcggcgccgcctacGAGGTCACGGCCGACGCCCAGGCCCACCAGGAGGCCAAGCAGCgccaggccgacgccgacgcctacgccgcccgcgtcgacgccgacgccgccgcctacAAGGCGcgcatcgacgccgacgccgccgcctacGCGACCcagcaggccgccgaggccgagattgTCCGCAAGGTCAAGGAGTCGGAGGGTGTcagcgccatggccgacgcctACGCGAAGCTGTCGTCTGCCCTCGGCGGCccggccggcctgctgcagTACATGATGATCGAAAAGGGCACCTACGtcgagctggccaaggccaacgccgccgccgtccgggGCATGGAGCCCAAGATTTCCGTCTGGAACacgggcagcggcggcggcggcggcggcgggaacgGGGATCCGACCGAGGCCATGCGAAACATTTACCAGATGCTCCCTCCGCTCATGACCACCATCAATGAGCAGACGGGCATCACGCTGCCCGAGTGGCAGTTTGGCCGCATGAACGCGCAGATGCAGGCCGTGAACCAagatgccggtgccgccgacaGGACGAAGTGA